The proteins below are encoded in one region of Streptomyces roseirectus:
- a CDS encoding mechanosensitive ion channel family protein, with protein sequence MENLLRPVIVVGGSVVLTLFIGWATDRLLSKADARHSETPLWGLLRRGRVPYQLLLCAALLRGSYDSAELLLEHRVGIGRGLTLVLIGSAAWLVVRIAAAVVETTFTRYASSRAHRDPARVRRVRTQVSLIMRVVAAVVGVVAVAAMLLTFPAMRAAGASLLASAGIIGIVAGVAAQSTLSNMFAGFQIAFGDMVRLGDTVVVDGEWGTVEDITLTYLTVRTWDERRITMPVSYFTSKPFENWSRGGAQLTGTVYWHLDHSAPLDTMRLHLRDILRACEAWDGRAYDLTVTDTTPNTMEVRALLTAKDADDIWKVRVTVREQMIRWLYEHHPYALPRVNTADAIRPPLHPPRPDGASPRRAHEPPRASRG encoded by the coding sequence ATGGAGAACCTGCTCCGTCCCGTGATCGTCGTGGGCGGCTCGGTCGTCCTCACGCTGTTCATCGGCTGGGCCACCGACCGGCTGCTGAGCAAGGCCGACGCCCGGCACTCGGAGACCCCGCTGTGGGGTCTGCTGCGCCGGGGCCGCGTCCCCTACCAGCTCCTGCTGTGCGCCGCGCTGCTCAGAGGCTCCTACGACAGCGCCGAGCTGCTTCTCGAACACCGGGTCGGCATCGGGCGCGGCCTCACGCTGGTCCTCATCGGGTCGGCCGCCTGGCTGGTCGTCCGCATCGCCGCCGCGGTCGTCGAGACGACGTTCACCCGTTACGCCAGCTCCCGCGCGCACCGCGATCCCGCGCGCGTACGCCGGGTGCGGACCCAGGTGTCCCTGATCATGCGGGTCGTCGCGGCCGTCGTCGGGGTCGTCGCCGTCGCCGCCATGCTCCTCACGTTCCCCGCGATGCGGGCCGCCGGCGCGTCCCTGCTCGCCTCCGCCGGCATCATCGGCATCGTCGCCGGTGTCGCCGCGCAGTCCACCCTCAGCAACATGTTCGCCGGGTTCCAGATCGCCTTCGGGGACATGGTCCGCCTCGGCGACACCGTCGTCGTCGACGGCGAGTGGGGCACCGTCGAGGACATCACCCTCACCTACCTCACCGTCCGCACCTGGGACGAACGCCGCATCACCATGCCGGTGTCCTACTTCACCTCCAAACCCTTCGAAAACTGGTCCCGAGGCGGCGCCCAACTAACGGGCACCGTCTACTGGCACCTGGACCACTCCGCCCCCCTCGACACCATGCGCCTCCACCTCCGCGACATCCTCCGCGCCTGCGAAGCGTGGGACGGCCGCGCCTACGACCTCACGGTCACCGACACCACCCCCAACACGATGGAGGTCCGCGCCCTCCTAACCGCCAAAGACGCCGACGACATCTGGAAAGTCCGCGTCACCGTCCGCGAACAGATGATCCGCTGGCTGTACGAACACCACCCCTACGCCCTCCCCCGAGTCAACACCGCAGACGCCATCCGCCCACCCCTCCACCCACCCCGCCCGGACGGCGCATCACCCCGCCGGGCACATGAACCGCCAAGGGCGTCGCGGGGGTAG
- a CDS encoding dienelactone hydrolase family protein codes for MNIMLFHSTYGLRPAVLDAAKRLEAAGHVVWTPDLFQGRTFESAEEGMEFKETVGKEELLKRAVLAAAPYSERGLVYAGFSLGASIAQTLALGDEKARGLLLLHGTSDIAHNASVDELPVQLHVASPDQFETDDWLNSWYLQMGRIGADVEVHRYAGAGHLYTDPGLPDYDEEAAESTWRVALGFLDTL; via the coding sequence ATGAACATCATGCTCTTTCACTCGACCTACGGTCTGCGGCCCGCCGTCCTCGACGCGGCGAAGCGGCTGGAGGCGGCCGGACACGTCGTATGGACGCCCGACCTGTTCCAGGGGCGGACGTTCGAGTCGGCCGAGGAGGGCATGGAGTTCAAGGAGACCGTCGGCAAGGAGGAGCTGCTGAAGCGGGCCGTCCTCGCCGCCGCCCCCTACTCCGAGCGCGGGCTCGTCTACGCCGGTTTCTCCCTGGGCGCCTCGATCGCGCAGACCCTCGCGCTCGGCGACGAGAAGGCGCGCGGCCTGCTCCTGCTGCACGGCACCTCGGACATCGCGCACAACGCGTCCGTCGACGAGCTGCCCGTCCAGCTGCACGTCGCCTCGCCGGACCAGTTCGAGACGGACGACTGGCTGAACTCCTGGTACCTCCAGATGGGGAGGATCGGCGCCGACGTCGAGGTGCACCGCTACGCCGGGGCCGGCCACCTCTACACCGACCCCGGGCTCCCCGACTACGACGAGGAGGCGGCCGAGAGCACCTGGCGGGTGGCCCTCGGCTTCCTCGACACGCTGTAG